The Mycolicibacterium mageritense genome contains a region encoding:
- a CDS encoding SRPBCC family protein has product MGQVSAVSTVLINAEPAAVLAAIADYQTVRPKILSSHYSGYQVLEGGQGAGTVVTWKLQATKSRVRDVKATVDVAGHTVIEKDANSTLVSNWTVAPAGTGSSVNLKTSWTGAGGVKGFFEKTFAPLGLRKIQDEVLANLKKEVESA; this is encoded by the coding sequence ATGGGACAGGTCAGCGCGGTCAGCACCGTTTTGATCAACGCCGAACCCGCCGCTGTGCTCGCCGCGATCGCCGACTACCAAACGGTGCGCCCGAAGATCCTTTCCTCGCACTACAGCGGCTATCAGGTGCTCGAGGGTGGTCAGGGCGCGGGCACCGTGGTCACCTGGAAGCTGCAGGCCACGAAGTCCCGGGTTCGCGACGTCAAGGCGACCGTCGATGTGGCCGGGCACACGGTGATCGAGAAGGACGCCAACTCGACCCTGGTGTCCAACTGGACCGTCGCCCCGGCCGGAACCGGGTCGAGCGTGAACCTCAAGACCTCGTGGACCGGGGCAGGCGGCGTCAAGGGCTTCTTCGAGAAGACGTTCGCGCCGTTGGGCCTGCGCAAGATTCAGGACGAGGTGCTGGCCAACCTCAAGAAAGAGGTGGAGAGCGCGTAA
- the recR gene encoding recombination mediator RecR, giving the protein MFEGPVQDLIDELGKLPGIGPKSAQRIAFHLLSVEPPDIDRLTAVLGRIRDGVTFCAVCGNVSDDERCRICSDPRRDASLVCVVEEPKDVQAVERTREFRGRYHVLGGALDPLSGIGPEQLRIRELLNRIGERVDGIDVAEVIIATDPNTEGEATATYLVRMLRDIPGLTVTRIASGLPMGGDLEFADELTLGRALAGRRAMA; this is encoded by the coding sequence GTGTTCGAAGGCCCGGTCCAGGATCTGATCGACGAGCTCGGCAAGCTGCCGGGCATCGGGCCGAAAAGTGCGCAGCGCATCGCGTTCCACCTGCTCAGCGTCGAACCGCCGGACATCGACCGGCTCACCGCGGTGCTGGGCCGGATCCGCGACGGTGTCACGTTCTGCGCGGTGTGCGGCAACGTCTCCGACGACGAACGCTGCCGCATCTGCAGTGATCCGCGCCGCGATGCGTCGCTCGTGTGCGTCGTCGAGGAACCCAAGGACGTCCAGGCCGTCGAACGCACGCGGGAGTTCCGGGGCCGCTACCACGTGCTGGGCGGCGCGCTGGATCCGCTGTCCGGCATCGGGCCCGAACAGTTGCGCATCCGGGAGCTGCTCAACCGGATCGGCGAGCGTGTCGACGGCATCGACGTCGCCGAGGTGATCATCGCCACCGATCCCAACACCGAAGGCGAGGCCACCGCGACCTATCTGGTGCGGATGCTGCGCGACATCCCCGGCCTTACGGTCACCCGTATCGCGTCGGGCCTGCCGATGGGCGGTGACCTCGAGTTCGCCGACGAGCTCACGCTGGGCCGCGCGCTGGCCGGCCGCCGCGCGATGGCCTGA
- a CDS encoding Rv3717 family N-acetylmuramoyl-L-alanine amidase, with product MRVPACLRVGAAIACSVLVAASVPVSPSAHAAPANIAGMIVFLDPGHNGANDASISKQVSTGRGGTKNCQESGTSTDDGYPEHTFTWDTTLRVRAALTQLGVRTAMSRGNDNALGPCVDERAAMANALRPNAIVSIHADGGPPNGRGFHVLYSSPPLNNAQAGPAVQFAQVMRDQLAGSGIPPATYIGSGGLDARSDIAGLNLAQYPSILVECGNMKNPVDSSLMKSPEGRQKYAEAIVRGIAGFLGTQAR from the coding sequence GTGCGAGTCCCAGCCTGCCTGCGTGTCGGCGCCGCGATTGCCTGCAGCGTGCTTGTCGCCGCGTCCGTCCCCGTGAGCCCGTCGGCGCACGCTGCGCCCGCCAACATCGCCGGGATGATCGTGTTCCTCGACCCCGGCCACAACGGCGCCAACGACGCATCGATCAGCAAACAGGTCTCGACCGGCCGCGGCGGCACCAAGAACTGCCAGGAAAGCGGCACCTCGACCGACGACGGCTATCCCGAGCACACCTTCACGTGGGACACCACGCTGCGGGTTCGTGCGGCGCTGACCCAGCTCGGGGTGCGCACCGCGATGTCGCGCGGCAACGACAACGCGCTCGGCCCGTGCGTGGACGAACGCGCCGCGATGGCGAACGCGCTGCGGCCCAACGCCATCGTGTCCATCCACGCCGACGGCGGCCCACCCAACGGGCGTGGATTCCACGTGCTGTACTCGTCGCCGCCACTGAACAACGCCCAGGCCGGGCCTGCGGTGCAGTTCGCGCAGGTCATGCGTGACCAACTGGCCGGCTCGGGCATCCCGCCCGCCACCTACATCGGATCGGGCGGGCTCGATGCCCGCTCGGACATCGCGGGGCTCAACCTCGCGCAGTACCCGTCGATCCTGGTCGAATGCGGCAACATGAAGAACCCCGTCGACTCGAGTCTGATGAAGTCCCCTGAGGGACGGCAGAAGTACGCCGAGGCGATCGTCCGGGGTATCGCCGGATTCCTGGGCACGCAGGCGCGCTAG
- a CDS encoding FAD-binding oxidoreductase, with amino-acid sequence MSVVSTDAQAVHAAGVARLLDSYRAIEPTATVRLAKPTSNLFRARPRNTGKGLDTSGLTNVIAVDPHASTADVAGMCTYEDLVAATLPYGLAPLVVPQLKTITLGGAVTGLGIESTSFRNGLPHESVIEMDILTGAGEIVTASRTSHSELFHSFPNSYGTLGYSTRLRIELEPVTPFVELRHLRFHRLADLVATMDRIIETGGLDGVKIDYLDGVVFSAEESYLCVGIKTTTPGPVSDYTGQQIYYRSIQHADGQKHDRLTIHDYLWRWDTDWFWCSRAFGAQNPRIRRFWPRRYRRSSFYWKLIGYDQRFNIADRIEIRNGRPPRERVVQDIEVPLERCAEFLTWFLQNIPIEPIWLCPLRLRDDTSWPLYPIRPHHTYVNVGFWSSVPVGPEPGHTNKLIERKVSELEGHKSLYSDAFYSPEEFDHLYGGETYKTVKKAYDPDSRLLDLYSKAVQRR; translated from the coding sequence GTGTCTGTTGTTTCGACTGACGCACAGGCTGTCCACGCTGCCGGGGTAGCACGGCTTCTCGACAGTTACCGCGCCATAGAGCCCACCGCGACCGTTCGCCTTGCCAAACCCACCTCGAACCTGTTCCGTGCCCGCCCCCGCAACACCGGTAAGGGCCTGGACACATCGGGTTTGACGAATGTCATCGCCGTCGACCCGCACGCATCGACGGCCGACGTGGCAGGCATGTGCACCTACGAGGATCTGGTCGCCGCCACGCTGCCGTACGGCCTGGCGCCACTGGTGGTGCCGCAACTCAAGACCATCACACTGGGCGGTGCGGTCACGGGCCTCGGCATCGAGTCGACGTCGTTCCGCAACGGCTTGCCGCACGAGTCCGTCATCGAGATGGACATCCTCACGGGGGCAGGCGAAATCGTCACCGCGAGCCGCACCAGCCACTCCGAGCTTTTTCACAGCTTTCCCAATTCCTATGGCACACTTGGCTATTCGACTCGTCTGCGAATCGAGCTCGAGCCGGTGACGCCGTTCGTCGAATTGCGGCATCTACGTTTTCACCGCCTCGCCGATCTGGTCGCCACCATGGACCGCATCATCGAGACCGGCGGCCTGGACGGCGTGAAGATCGATTACCTCGACGGCGTTGTGTTCAGCGCCGAGGAAAGCTATCTGTGCGTGGGCATCAAGACCACGACGCCCGGCCCGGTCAGCGATTACACGGGCCAGCAGATCTATTACCGCTCCATCCAGCATGCCGACGGCCAGAAGCACGACCGGCTGACCATTCACGATTACCTGTGGCGCTGGGACACCGACTGGTTCTGGTGCTCACGGGCATTCGGGGCGCAGAACCCCCGCATCCGCCGGTTCTGGCCGCGGCGTTACCGGCGCAGCAGCTTCTACTGGAAACTGATCGGCTACGACCAACGGTTCAACATCGCCGACCGGATCGAGATCCGCAACGGCCGCCCACCACGCGAACGCGTGGTCCAGGACATCGAAGTGCCCCTGGAGCGGTGCGCGGAGTTCCTCACCTGGTTCCTGCAGAACATTCCGATCGAACCGATCTGGTTGTGTCCGCTGCGGTTACGGGACGACACGTCGTGGCCGCTCTATCCCATCCGTCCGCACCACACCTACGTCAACGTCGGCTTCTGGTCGTCGGTCCCAGTGGGACCGGAGCCGGGGCACACCAACAAGCTCATCGAACGCAAAGTGAGCGAACTCGAAGGGCATAAATCGCTGTACTCCGACGCTTTTTACTCTCCGGAGGAGTTTGACCACCTCTATGGCGGGGAAACTTACAAAACCGTCAAGAAGGCGTACGACCCCGATTCACGTTTGCTTGACCTGTATTCGAAGGCGGTGCAAAGGCGATGA
- a CDS encoding YbaB/EbfC family nucleoid-associated protein translates to MQPGGTPDMSALLAQAQQVQQQLMEAQEALANSEVHGQAGGGLVQVTVKGSGEVTAVSIDPKVVDPDDVETLQDLIVGALADASNQVTTLAQSRLGPLAGGLGGFGIPGL, encoded by the coding sequence ATGCAACCCGGAGGCACGCCCGACATGTCGGCACTGCTGGCGCAGGCGCAGCAGGTGCAGCAACAGCTGATGGAGGCGCAGGAAGCGCTGGCCAATTCGGAGGTGCACGGCCAGGCCGGCGGCGGTCTGGTGCAGGTCACCGTCAAGGGCAGTGGTGAGGTGACGGCGGTGTCGATCGATCCCAAGGTCGTCGATCCCGACGACGTCGAAACCCTGCAGGATCTCATCGTCGGCGCCCTCGCCGACGCCTCCAACCAGGTGACCACCCTGGCGCAGAGCCGCCTGGGTCCGCTGGCAGGCGGTTTGGGCGGGTTCGGAATCCCGGGGCTCTAG
- a CDS encoding amino acid synthesis family protein: MKLRKIVTVVEEIRTEGGREVTPPARVAVVAAVIENPWAGQGFVDDLAPGIDATASNVGALLAPLVLEALEEPAEAYGKAAIVGLNGEIEHGSGLIHTLKFGDHFRKAANATTLLPAVEKRGPAGVIFDIPLKHITDATIRSHHQTVEVRIADAPHADEIVIALAAASQGRPQQRLAPLSSEK; this comes from the coding sequence ATGAAGTTGCGCAAGATCGTCACCGTCGTCGAGGAGATCCGCACCGAGGGCGGCCGCGAGGTCACTCCGCCCGCACGTGTCGCAGTGGTCGCCGCGGTGATCGAAAACCCATGGGCGGGCCAGGGTTTCGTCGACGACCTGGCCCCGGGCATCGACGCCACCGCGTCCAACGTCGGCGCCCTGCTGGCCCCGCTGGTGCTCGAAGCCCTCGAGGAGCCCGCCGAGGCGTACGGCAAGGCCGCGATCGTCGGGCTCAACGGCGAGATCGAGCACGGCTCGGGCCTGATCCACACGCTGAAGTTCGGCGATCATTTCCGCAAGGCCGCCAACGCCACCACGTTGCTGCCCGCGGTCGAGAAGCGCGGCCCGGCGGGCGTCATCTTCGACATCCCGCTCAAGCACATCACCGACGCCACGATCCGGTCGCACCACCAGACCGTCGAGGTGCGCATCGCCGACGCGCCGCACGCCGACGAGATCGTCATCGCACTGGCCGCTGCCTCACAAGGCCGCCCGCAGCAGCGCCTGGCGCCGCTGAGCAGCGAGAAGTAA
- a CDS encoding aldehyde dehydrogenase, whose protein sequence is MSETPTLQHFIGGKPTAPASGEYFESTNPATRDVLYQAARGNAADIDAAVASATEAFNDPRWRDLSQTKRGHLLRRLGDLVGEHAEELARSESLDNGKLLREMRGQLATLPEYYYYYAGLADKIHGDVIPTSDRQVLNYTMREPLGVVGAITPWNSPLTLTTSKLAPALCAGNTVVIKPSEYTSATVLKLAELIIEAGFPPGAVNVVTGFGAEAGQPLVDHPGLAKISFTGSTATGSRIASATAGRFIGSTLELGGKSPNIVFDDANIANAATGVVAGIFAAAGQTCIAGSRVFAQRAIYDELLERVAERARSIRMGDPLHDDTELGPLAFEGQRDKVASYVDLGRSEGARVLTGGRASDGGLGGFFYEPTVLVDVTNQMRVVREEIFGPVAAIMPFDSEDEVVALANDTQYGLAAGVWTSNLARAHRMAARLDAGTIWVNTYRAMSPMSPRQGFKSSGVGVEHGTETMKEYTRLKSVWINTNEGPVPDPFVMRS, encoded by the coding sequence ATGTCTGAAACCCCGACACTGCAGCACTTCATCGGCGGAAAGCCGACCGCTCCGGCGTCCGGCGAGTACTTCGAGAGCACCAACCCGGCCACCCGCGACGTGCTGTACCAGGCGGCCCGCGGGAACGCGGCCGACATCGACGCGGCTGTGGCCTCGGCGACCGAGGCGTTCAACGACCCGCGGTGGCGGGATCTGAGCCAGACCAAACGCGGACACCTGCTGCGCCGCCTCGGGGATCTCGTCGGCGAGCACGCCGAGGAGTTGGCCCGCTCGGAATCCCTGGACAACGGCAAGCTGCTGCGCGAGATGCGCGGTCAGCTCGCCACCCTGCCCGAGTATTACTACTACTACGCGGGTTTGGCCGACAAGATCCACGGCGACGTCATCCCGACCTCGGATCGGCAGGTGCTCAACTACACCATGCGTGAGCCGCTGGGTGTGGTGGGCGCGATCACGCCGTGGAACTCGCCGCTGACGCTGACCACGAGCAAGCTGGCCCCGGCGTTGTGCGCGGGCAACACCGTGGTGATCAAGCCGTCCGAGTACACGTCGGCGACCGTGCTGAAGCTCGCCGAGCTCATCATCGAGGCAGGCTTCCCGCCCGGTGCGGTCAACGTGGTCACCGGATTCGGCGCCGAGGCGGGTCAGCCGCTCGTGGATCACCCTGGGCTGGCGAAGATCTCGTTCACCGGCAGCACCGCGACCGGATCGCGGATCGCATCGGCGACAGCGGGCCGGTTCATCGGGTCGACGCTGGAACTCGGTGGCAAGTCCCCCAACATCGTGTTCGACGACGCCAACATCGCCAACGCGGCCACCGGTGTGGTGGCGGGCATCTTCGCAGCCGCCGGGCAGACGTGCATCGCGGGCAGCCGCGTGTTCGCCCAGCGCGCGATCTACGACGAGCTGCTTGAGCGCGTCGCCGAACGAGCGCGCAGCATCCGGATGGGTGATCCGCTCCACGACGACACCGAGCTCGGCCCACTGGCGTTCGAGGGCCAGCGCGACAAGGTGGCGTCCTACGTCGACCTCGGCCGTTCCGAGGGCGCCAGGGTTCTCACCGGCGGGCGCGCCTCCGACGGTGGTCTCGGTGGGTTCTTCTACGAGCCGACGGTTCTGGTGGACGTCACCAACCAGATGCGGGTGGTGCGCGAGGAGATCTTCGGGCCGGTCGCCGCGATCATGCCGTTCGATTCAGAGGACGAGGTCGTAGCACTGGCCAACGACACCCAGTACGGCCTGGCCGCCGGCGTGTGGACGTCGAATCTGGCCCGCGCCCACCGGATGGCCGCACGCCTGGACGCAGGCACCATCTGGGTCAACACCTACCGGGCCATGTCCCCGATGTCGCCGCGGCAGGGCTTCAAGAGCAGCGGCGTCGGCGTCGAGCACGGCACCGAGACCATGAAGGAATACACGCGGCTCAAGAGCGTGTGGATCAACACCAACGAGGGCCCGGTGCCCGACCCGTTCGTGATGCGGAGCTGA
- a CDS encoding class I SAM-dependent methyltransferase: MTTFKERSTHTPATKLTLAEILEIFAAGKLPLKFTAYDGSSAGPEDATLGLDLLTPRGTTYLATAPGDLGLARAYVAGDLETHGVHPGDPYPLLCALADKMDFKRPPARVLANIVRSIGFEHLKPIAPPPQEALPRWRRMMEGLRHSKTRDAEAIHHHYDVSNTFYEWVLGPSMTYTCACYPHADASLEEAQENKYRLVFDKLRLQPGDRLLDVGCGWGGMVRYAARHGVKAIGVTLSKEQATWAQQAIADEGLTDLAEVRHGDYRDIPETGFDAVSSIGLTEHIGVHNYPAYFAFLQRKMRTGALLLNHCITRPDNRTGPSAGGFIDRYVFPDGELTGSGRIIAEAQDVGLEVIHEENLRNHYALTLRDWCANLVKHWDEAVAEVGLPTAKVWGLYMAGSRLGFETNVVQLHQVLAVKLDEDGKDGGLPLRPWWQP; encoded by the coding sequence ATGACAACTTTCAAGGAACGGTCGACACACACCCCGGCGACCAAACTCACGCTTGCGGAGATCCTGGAGATCTTCGCCGCGGGCAAGCTGCCACTGAAATTCACTGCATACGACGGCAGTTCAGCCGGACCCGAGGACGCCACACTCGGGCTCGACCTGCTGACCCCGCGCGGCACCACCTACCTGGCCACCGCACCCGGCGATCTCGGCCTCGCACGCGCATATGTCGCTGGTGACCTGGAAACCCACGGCGTTCATCCCGGGGATCCGTACCCGCTGTTGTGCGCCCTGGCCGACAAGATGGACTTCAAGCGTCCGCCGGCACGTGTGCTGGCCAACATCGTGCGCTCCATCGGCTTCGAACACCTCAAGCCCATCGCGCCACCGCCGCAGGAGGCGCTGCCCCGGTGGCGCCGGATGATGGAAGGGTTGCGCCACAGCAAGACCCGCGACGCCGAGGCGATCCACCATCACTACGACGTGTCGAACACGTTCTACGAGTGGGTGCTCGGGCCGTCGATGACCTACACGTGCGCGTGCTACCCGCATGCCGACGCGTCTCTCGAGGAAGCCCAGGAGAACAAGTACCGGCTGGTGTTCGACAAGCTCCGGTTGCAGCCCGGTGACCGACTGCTCGACGTGGGCTGCGGCTGGGGCGGCATGGTGCGCTACGCCGCGCGGCACGGGGTCAAGGCCATCGGCGTGACGCTGTCCAAGGAGCAGGCCACGTGGGCGCAGCAGGCCATCGCCGACGAGGGGCTCACCGACCTGGCCGAGGTGCGCCACGGCGACTACCGCGACATCCCGGAGACCGGGTTCGACGCGGTGTCCTCGATCGGGCTGACCGAACACATCGGCGTCCACAACTACCCGGCGTACTTCGCTTTCCTGCAGCGCAAGATGCGCACCGGCGCGCTGCTGCTCAACCACTGCATCACCCGGCCCGACAACCGCACGGGCCCGTCGGCCGGCGGGTTCATCGACCGGTACGTCTTCCCGGACGGCGAGCTGACGGGGTCGGGCCGCATCATCGCAGAGGCCCAGGACGTCGGCCTCGAGGTGATTCACGAGGAGAACCTGCGCAACCACTACGCGCTCACACTGCGCGACTGGTGCGCCAACCTCGTCAAGCACTGGGACGAGGCCGTTGCCGAGGTCGGGCTGCCCACCGCCAAGGTGTG
- a CDS encoding amino acid synthesis family protein: MQDVTPDLGLRKVVVYRESVVTEAGERPTRPALQASVAAVLRNPWAGTGPSRDLSPEVTRIAPVLAQLVTNRLIDTLGGVDAIEAFGKAAIVGSSGEIEHGGALIHTPYFGNLMREFLDGESIICFADTRAEAGEPLVVPLWHKTHAATRSHYQTVSTRVADGPRADELVIIAAGSTGPRPHPRIGDRTTDPAVTVKSLESVLS; encoded by the coding sequence ATGCAAGATGTGACCCCCGATCTCGGCCTCCGCAAGGTGGTCGTCTACCGCGAGTCCGTGGTGACCGAGGCAGGCGAACGTCCCACCCGCCCTGCGCTGCAGGCCAGCGTCGCCGCGGTGCTGCGCAATCCGTGGGCCGGCACCGGCCCGTCTCGCGACCTGTCACCCGAGGTGACCCGTATCGCCCCGGTGCTCGCGCAGCTGGTGACCAACCGCCTCATCGACACGCTCGGCGGAGTCGACGCGATCGAGGCGTTCGGCAAGGCCGCGATCGTGGGCAGCTCAGGCGAGATCGAGCACGGCGGTGCGCTGATCCATACGCCGTACTTCGGCAACCTGATGCGGGAGTTCCTCGACGGCGAATCGATCATCTGCTTCGCCGATACCCGCGCCGAAGCCGGTGAGCCGCTTGTGGTTCCGCTGTGGCACAAGACGCATGCCGCGACCCGCAGCCACTATCAGACCGTGAGCACCCGGGTCGCCGACGGCCCGCGCGCCGACGAGCTCGTCATCATCGCGGCCGGATCGACCGGTCCGCGTCCGCATCCCCGGATCGGGGACCGCACCACCGACCCCGCCGTCACCGTCAAGAGTCTGGAGAGTGTCCTGTCATGA
- a CDS encoding LLM class flavin-dependent oxidoreductase, with protein sequence MRFSLFVHMERWDDSVSHRQLFENLAELSLMAEAGGFSTVWIGEHHAMEYTISPSPMPLLAYLAGQTSTIRLGAGTIIAPFWNPIRAAGECALLDVISNGRMEVGLARGAYQIEFDRMMPGLSAAEGGKHLRELVPAVRKLWQGDYAHDGEIWQFPTSTSVPKPVQQPMPPMWIAARDPDSHDFAVAQGCNVMVTPLMKGDEEVVDLKRKFDTAVGNHPEVARPQIMVLRHTHVHAAEDPDGWRPAAAAISKFYRTFDAWFGNKTTPVNGFLEPSPESKFAQRPEFELESLHRTAMIGTPDEVIERLRFYRELGIDEFSFWCDNSLPHDEKRKSLELFIKEVVPAFQ encoded by the coding sequence ATGAGATTTTCGTTGTTCGTCCACATGGAGCGGTGGGACGATTCGGTCAGCCACCGGCAGCTCTTCGAGAACCTCGCGGAGCTGTCCCTGATGGCCGAGGCCGGCGGCTTTTCCACGGTGTGGATCGGTGAGCACCACGCCATGGAGTACACGATCTCGCCGAGCCCCATGCCGCTGCTGGCCTATCTGGCCGGCCAGACCTCGACGATCCGGCTGGGTGCGGGCACCATCATCGCGCCGTTCTGGAACCCCATCCGCGCCGCGGGCGAGTGTGCGCTGCTCGACGTGATCAGCAACGGCCGCATGGAAGTCGGCCTGGCCCGCGGCGCCTACCAGATCGAGTTCGACCGCATGATGCCCGGGCTGTCCGCTGCCGAGGGCGGCAAGCACCTGCGCGAACTGGTGCCCGCGGTGCGCAAGCTGTGGCAGGGTGACTACGCGCACGACGGCGAGATCTGGCAGTTCCCCACGTCGACGAGCGTTCCCAAGCCCGTGCAGCAGCCGATGCCACCGATGTGGATCGCGGCGCGCGACCCCGATTCGCACGACTTCGCGGTGGCCCAGGGCTGCAACGTCATGGTCACGCCGCTGATGAAGGGCGACGAGGAGGTCGTCGACCTCAAGCGCAAGTTCGACACCGCCGTAGGCAACCACCCCGAGGTGGCCCGCCCCCAGATCATGGTGCTGCGCCACACCCACGTTCACGCTGCCGAGGATCCCGACGGCTGGCGTCCGGCGGCCGCGGCGATCTCGAAGTTCTACCGCACGTTCGACGCGTGGTTCGGTAACAAAACCACGCCCGTCAACGGGTTCCTCGAGCCCAGCCCCGAGTCGAAGTTCGCGCAACGGCCCGAGTTCGAGCTCGAGTCACTGCACCGCACCGCGATGATCGGCACACCCGACGAGGTCATCGAGCGCCTGCGGTTCTACCGAGAACTCGGCATCGACGAGTTCAGCTTCTGGTGCGACAACAGCCTGCCGCACGACGAGAAGCGCAAGAGCCTCGAGCTTTTCATCAAAGAAGTCGTCCCCGCGTTCCAGTGA
- a CDS encoding tautomerase family protein, producing the protein MPLVEVTIAQGRSADQIRAMMHEVHEAVLRTVDTQPEHIRVIVREVPRTHWATGDLTIAEMKEQS; encoded by the coding sequence ATGCCACTCGTCGAAGTCACCATCGCGCAAGGCCGTTCGGCGGACCAGATCCGCGCCATGATGCACGAAGTGCACGAGGCCGTGCTGCGGACCGTGGACACCCAACCCGAACACATCCGCGTCATCGTCCGCGAGGTTCCCCGGACTCATTGGGCAACAGGCGATCTCACCATCGCCGAGATGAAGGAGCAGTCATGA
- a CDS encoding alpha/beta fold hydrolase has translation MSRPTLVLLHGVGLDHTVWEPVAALLADQFAVITPDLPGHGDRPPAPAGVTLADLADGVAAEIPAGSHLVGFSLGALVAQHLAVHRPELVASLTSVASVCRRTPEERAAVLARLDTAASDIAASSAASLHRWYDGTDVSAEQIARTQATLLANDPDSFLNCYRVFATADAEIGPQLDRIDTPALAITGSDDPGSTPEMTRRLAASIPGCQAVIVPGARHMLPVQCPRELADALTSFIGRSVHV, from the coding sequence ATGAGCCGGCCGACGCTCGTCCTGCTGCACGGAGTGGGGTTGGACCACACCGTGTGGGAGCCGGTGGCCGCGCTGCTGGCCGACCAGTTCGCGGTCATCACGCCCGACCTGCCCGGGCACGGCGACCGTCCGCCCGCACCCGCGGGAGTGACGTTGGCGGACTTGGCCGATGGCGTGGCGGCCGAGATCCCGGCCGGGTCGCACCTGGTCGGGTTCTCCCTCGGCGCCCTGGTCGCCCAGCACCTCGCGGTGCACCGTCCCGAGCTCGTCGCGTCGCTGACGTCGGTGGCCTCGGTCTGCCGGCGCACCCCGGAGGAACGGGCCGCGGTGCTGGCCCGGCTCGACACCGCGGCATCCGACATTGCTGCGAGTTCGGCTGCGTCCCTGCACCGTTGGTACGACGGCACCGACGTCAGCGCCGAGCAGATCGCCCGGACGCAGGCCACGCTGCTGGCCAACGATCCGGACAGCTTCCTGAACTGCTATCGGGTCTTCGCGACCGCCGACGCGGAGATCGGACCGCAGCTCGATCGCATCGACACCCCCGCGCTGGCCATCACCGGGTCCGACGATCCGGGCTCGACCCCGGAGATGACCCGCAGGCTCGCGGCGTCCATCCCCGGTTGCCAAGCGGTCATCGTCCCCGGCGCGCGGCACATGCTCCCGGTGCAGTGCCCACGCGAACTCGCCGACGCCCTAACTTCTTTCATCGGAAGGTCCGTCCATGTCTGA
- a CDS encoding MBL fold metallo-hydrolase, translated as MPDLLQLAPALYRLRIPGGQAHLLNSYVWLGPDGVTLVDTGWPDSAGLIAEALAALGMRRLHVTRIVLTHFHEDHCGSAAEIADWADVEVIAGAGDASYVRGDEPGPLPVLTDGERALHSDFDTPPHGPACRVDRVVRDGDVLDFAGGTQVIEVPGHTPGSIALYLPAADTLLTGDTVAEFNGQVILGVFNTDRAEAVRSLGKLAATGAQIAGFGHGEAVLTDAAARIAAATDAFAA; from the coding sequence ATGCCCGACCTCCTCCAGCTGGCGCCCGCGCTGTATCGGCTGCGCATCCCGGGCGGCCAGGCACACCTGCTGAACAGCTACGTGTGGCTCGGGCCCGACGGCGTGACGCTGGTCGACACCGGCTGGCCCGACAGCGCCGGGCTGATCGCCGAGGCGCTGGCCGCGCTCGGGATGCGGCGCCTGCACGTGACGCGCATCGTCCTCACCCACTTCCACGAGGACCACTGCGGATCGGCCGCGGAGATCGCGGACTGGGCGGACGTCGAGGTGATCGCCGGGGCCGGTGACGCGTCCTATGTACGTGGCGACGAGCCGGGCCCGCTTCCGGTGCTCACCGACGGAGAGCGGGCGCTTCATTCCGACTTCGACACCCCGCCGCACGGGCCGGCATGCCGCGTCGACCGCGTGGTGCGCGACGGCGACGTGCTCGACTTCGCCGGCGGAACCCAGGTGATCGAGGTGCCCGGCCACACGCCGGGCAGCATCGCGCTGTATCTGCCCGCCGCCGACACGCTGCTGACGGGCGACACGGTCGCCGAGTTCAACGGGCAGGTGATCCTCGGGGTGTTCAACACCGACCGCGCGGAGGCGGTCCGATCACTCGGCAAACTCGCCGCGACGGGCGCGCAGATCGCCGGTTTCGGTCACGGCGAAGCGGTGCTCACCGACGCCGCGGCGCGGATCGCGGCCGCGACGGACGCGTTCGCCGCCTGA